In Lineus longissimus chromosome 13, tnLinLong1.2, whole genome shotgun sequence, one genomic interval encodes:
- the LOC135497598 gene encoding rho-related protein racA-like: protein MEHLKLVVVGDGGVGKSCLLISYTTESFPGEYVPTVFDNYSANVMFDGKPVNIGLWDTAGQEDYDRLRPLSYPQTDVFFVCFSIASRDSFENIAAKWDPEISHYCPHTPRLLIGCKGDLRNERTPVSKLEAEKLAKSLGMEYCECSALTQQGVKYCFDKAAHAALSSRPAKAKGFFSGKKKKSTPLPPVMPETGRAPWIEVQTSSFGPDWQKMLENPRHADVAFVIQGNYRLEAHKCLLCCASRLFCRVLGVTPPAPNNQLKQIQAHVNKITWEEINSGTVSGLAGIKEEKTGASGKIRTVITLSDDITVKTFTHVLEFLYAGVPNFEESHTDEELIDLKKVAGMFDMSYLVTICDNVLTEEDFLNPSIGTFLNDETGQAMKKLLMNQSTMADVVFLVEGARVYGHQTILSCRSEVMAAMFSEHFTEGSSHMPEIIVPDVSLENFLALIEYLYTDHAPIESGDSVGLLVAADRYFQTRLKNLCELYITKEVDRSVVKNIEKSEIDVIGLLHGAQQHNAEQLAYWCLHFISTNYIAFERRPEFSALGKENSDYVKEHRWPPLKYLEEVKEYEKKMEKAGESCVVM, encoded by the exons ATGGAGCACTTAAAGTTAGTCGTAGTCGGAGATGGTGGGGTTGGGAAAAGTTGCTTGCTGATCTCTTACACCACTGAATCTTTCCCCGGAGAGTATGTTCCAACGGTGTTCGACAACTACTCGGCAAATGTCATGTTTGATGGAAAACCAGTGAATATTGGTCTCTGGGATACGGCAGGACAG GAGGACTACGACAGGTTGCGCCCCCTGTCGTACCCCCAGACGGACGTCTTTTTCGTCTGCTTCTCTATTGCATCACGCGACTCGTTCGAGAACATTGCCGCTAAATGGGACCcagaaatcagccattattgtCCACATACGCCCAGGCTCCTGATTGGGTGTAAAGGAG ATTTGCGTAATGAAAGAACCCCGGTGAGTAAATTAGAAGCCGAGAAGCTTGCAAAATCGTTGGGGATGGAGTATTGCGAATGCAGCGCCCTCACACAGCAAGGTGTCAAATACTGCTTCGACAAAGCG GCCCATGCCGCCCTATCATCACGTCCAGCGAAAGCCAAGGGCTTCTTCTCCGGCAAGAAGAAGAAATCCACGCCGCTACCACCAGTGATGCCCGAGACAG GTCGGGCGCCCTGGATTGAAGTGCAGACGTCGTCGTTTGGTCCGGACTGGCAGAAAATGTTGGAGAACCCCCGCCACGCTGATGTCGCATTCGTCATCCAGGGAAACTACCGTCTGGAGGCGCACAAATGCTTGCTGTGTTGCGCGTCGAGGTTGTTTTGCAGGGTCCTTGGTGTGACGCCCCCGGCCCCG AACAACCAACTTAAACAGATCCAAGCGCACGTCAACAAAATCACATGGGAGGAGATAAATTCTGGAACGGTGTCAGGTCTGGCTGGAATAAAAGAAGAGAAGACAGGGGCGTCTGGAAAGATTCGCACGGTCATCACCCTGAGTGATGACATCACGGTGAAGACTTTCACTCACGTGCTCGAGTTCCTGTACGCAG gtgtACCAAACTTCGAAGAGAGTCACACAGACGAAGAGCTGATAGACTTGAAGAAGGTGGCGGGCATGTTTGATATGTCCTACCTAGTGACCATATGCGACAACGTCTTGACCGAGGAGGACTTCCTCAACCCGAGCATAGGGACCTTCCTGAATGATGAAACCGGCCAAGCTATGAAGAAACTGCTCATGAATCAGTCCACGATGGCTGATGTTGTGTTCCTTGTGGAAG GTGCACGAGTATATGGACACCAGACCATCCTATCATGTCGGTCTGAAGTCATGGCGGCTATGTTTAGTGAACATTTCACGGAGGGAAGCTCACATATGCCAGAG ATTATCGTGCCTGATGTCTCCCTGGAAAATTTCCTGGCCTTGATCGAGTACCTCTACACAGACCACGCTCCCATTGAGTCTGGTGATTCAGTAGGCCTCCTAGTTGCAGCCGACAGATACTTCCAAACACGGCTAAAGAACCTTTGCGAGCTCTACATTACAAAAGAAGTCGACCGATCCGTggtgaaaaatattgaaaaatcggAAATTGATGTAATTGGTCTGCTTCACGGTGCGCAG CAACACAATGCAGAGCAGTTAGCTTATTGGTGCCTCCACTTCATCTCAACCAACTACATCGCCTTTGAGAGGAGGCCAGAGTTTTCAGCTTTGGGAAAAGAAAATAGTGATTATGTGAAGGAGCATCGATGGCCGCCGTTGAAATATTTGGAAGAGGTTAAAGAGTACGAGAAGAAGATGGAGAAAGCTGGAGAGAGTTGTGTGGTCATGTGA